One Aegilops tauschii subsp. strangulata cultivar AL8/78 chromosome 7, Aet v6.0, whole genome shotgun sequence genomic window carries:
- the LOC109781752 gene encoding TBC domain-containing protein C1952.17c isoform X1 — MPEPPAGQRFSGLRGARWRADLGVLPGSPDVPTTELRRAAADSRRRYANLRRRLLIDPHLSKDEDGAPNLVVENPLSQNPESTWGQYFRNAELEKMLNQDLSRLYPELGEFFQTTTCQSMLERILLVWSLRYPEFGYKQGMHELLAPLFYVLHIDVQHFKQVKELHEELLGDDFDGQTFPDRFLLNRSDRANNSEGGAAKIRSLDELDAGTRDLLLINDAYGAEGELGIILSEKFMEHDAYCMFENLMNGLMNGAQGVVAITDFYSLSPASESSTGLTPVREASAAIYHLLASVDSSLHSHLVELGVEPQYFALRWLRVLFGREFTLDNLLFIWDEIFSSPNHSYCTDIKNRGDYQFKVLCSPRGALILSMAVSMMLHLRSSLLGSEHATSCLVRLLNFPQDIDLKNLIEKAKLLQSLALEANLPLSPLTGKSPLTPPNYWEETWKMLQMSGDKRSGGSTVRIKGRGFLRRSVSDTESNVSRTKGANVDNSNSTSTSQPEPIIDELNTTDIVPVKLINSLPTMPIVHQKDCVGQGTAEIVRSTSNSLCEAGPHDGYRTTSAKIRDRIDGAREYLSRNRPPSFRRRTDHDHDTRHEEEPCVSHGAKVVNEPDPLSVHNDKTDEPCQSDGKTDESAITDQTFESVDCQPNQEHSICSDVGPSLKVADKELVGTLRSFGESMVENIQVIELHFRPNSHMASVQNGPGSTEQAKALAALEELKKISDLLRRV; from the exons CTGCTGATAGATCCCCATCTCTCCAAGGATGAAGACGGTGCTCCTAATCTTGTTGTGGAGAACCCACTATCACAGAACCCAG AAAGCACTTGGGGTCAATATTTCAGGAATGCGGAACTAGAGAAAATGCTGAACCAAGACCTGTCCCGACTCTATCCTGAATTGGGGGAATTTTTCCAAACAACCACATGTCAGTCCATGCTTGAACGCATACTGCTAGTATGGAGCCTTAGATACCCAGAGTTTGGATATAAACAAG GAATGCATGAACTCTTAGCTCCTCTGTTCTATGTCCTTCACATTGATGTGCAGCACTTTAAACAAGTTAAGGAGCTTCATGAAGAGCTTCTTGGTGACGATTTTGATGGCCAGACATTTCCAGATAGGTTTTTGCTGAACAGGAGTGACAGGGCTAACAATTCTGAGGGTGGTGCAGCTAAAATTAGAAGTTTGGACGAGCTTGATGCTGGTACTAGGGACCTCCTCTTGATAAATGATGCATATGGAGCAGAGGGTGAGCTAGGTATCATTTTATCTGAAAAGTTCATGGAGCATGATGCCTATTGTATGTTTGAGAATTTGATGAACGGGTTGATGAATGGTGCACAAGGTGTGGTTGCTATTACTGATTTCTATTCTCTCAGTCCTGCATCAGAATCAAGCACGGGTTTAACACCTGTAAGGGAGGCATCAGCTGCGATATATCACTTGCTTGCTAGTGTGGATTCCTCTCTTCACAGTCATCTTGTGGAGTTGGGAGTAGAACCTCAGTACTTTGCACTCCGATGGCTTCGAGTCCTATTTGGTCGTGAATTTACACTCGACAATCTTCTGTTTATTTGGGATGAAATCTTCTCTTCTCCAAACCATTCATATTGTACAGACATAAAAAATCGGGGAGACTATCAGTTTAAGGTTTTATGTTCTCCCCGTGGTGCCCTGATTTTGTCAATGGCAGTCTCAATGATGCTTCATCTCAGATCCTCCTTGCTGGGAAGTGAGCATGCGACTTCTTGCCTGGTGAGATTATTAAATTTCCCTCAAGATATTGACTTGAAGAACTTGATTGAGAAGGCCAAGTTATTGCAGTCATTAGCTCTAGAAGCAAATCTTCCGTTGTCTCCTCTGACAGGAAAATCTCCCTTGACTCCACCCAATTATTGGGAAGAGACATGGAAGATGCTTCAGATGTCAGGAGACAAACGAAGTGGTGGTTCAACTGTTAGGATAAAAGGACGGGGATTTTTAAGAAGAAGCGTGTCCGACACCGAATCAAATGTTTCTAGAACAAAGGGTGCCAATGTTGATAACAGCAATTCAACTTCAACTAGCCAGCCTGAGCCTATTATTGATGAACTGAACACCACTGATATAGTTCCTGTCAAATTGATAAACAGTTTACCAACCATGCCTATAGTACACCAAAAGGATTGTGTTGGTCAAGGTACTGCAGAGATCGTTAGAAGTACCTCAAACAGTCTATGTGAGGCAGGCCCGCATGATGGTTACCGTACAACTTCTGCCAAAATTAGAGATCGTATTGATGGAGCTCGTGAGTATTTATCAAGGAATAGGCCTCCATCCTTTCGGCGTCGTACTGATCATGACCATGATACCCGTCATGAGGAAGAACCATGCGTTTCCCATGGCGCCAAGGTGGTTAATGAGCCAGACCCACTGTCTGTGCATAATGATAAGACTGACGAACCCTGTCAGAGTGATGGTAAGACTGATGAATCAGCAATTACAGATCAAACATTTGAATCGGTGGATTGTCAACCAAATCAGGAGCATAGCATATGTTCTGACGTAGGCCCAAGTTTGAAGGTGGCTGATAAGGAGTTGGTCGGAACATTAAGGTCTTTTGGCGAATCAATGGTTGAAAATATTCAG GTTATTGAACTACACTTTCGACCAAATTCACACATGGCATCAGTGCAAAATGGTCCCGGAAGCACAGAGCAAGCCAAGGCGCTTGCAGCCCTCGAGGAACTCAAGAAGATCAGTGATCTTTTACGTCGTGTTTAA
- the LOC109781752 gene encoding uncharacterized protein isoform X2 gives MHELLAPLFYVLHIDVQHFKQVKELHEELLGDDFDGQTFPDRFLLNRSDRANNSEGGAAKIRSLDELDAGTRDLLLINDAYGAEGELGIILSEKFMEHDAYCMFENLMNGLMNGAQGVVAITDFYSLSPASESSTGLTPVREASAAIYHLLASVDSSLHSHLVELGVEPQYFALRWLRVLFGREFTLDNLLFIWDEIFSSPNHSYCTDIKNRGDYQFKVLCSPRGALILSMAVSMMLHLRSSLLGSEHATSCLVRLLNFPQDIDLKNLIEKAKLLQSLALEANLPLSPLTGKSPLTPPNYWEETWKMLQMSGDKRSGGSTVRIKGRGFLRRSVSDTESNVSRTKGANVDNSNSTSTSQPEPIIDELNTTDIVPVKLINSLPTMPIVHQKDCVGQGTAEIVRSTSNSLCEAGPHDGYRTTSAKIRDRIDGAREYLSRNRPPSFRRRTDHDHDTRHEEEPCVSHGAKVVNEPDPLSVHNDKTDEPCQSDGKTDESAITDQTFESVDCQPNQEHSICSDVGPSLKVADKELVGTLRSFGESMVENIQVIELHFRPNSHMASVQNGPGSTEQAKALAALEELKKISDLLRRV, from the exons ATGCATGAACTCTTAGCTCCTCTGTTCTATGTCCTTCACATTGATGTGCAGCACTTTAAACAAGTTAAGGAGCTTCATGAAGAGCTTCTTGGTGACGATTTTGATGGCCAGACATTTCCAGATAGGTTTTTGCTGAACAGGAGTGACAGGGCTAACAATTCTGAGGGTGGTGCAGCTAAAATTAGAAGTTTGGACGAGCTTGATGCTGGTACTAGGGACCTCCTCTTGATAAATGATGCATATGGAGCAGAGGGTGAGCTAGGTATCATTTTATCTGAAAAGTTCATGGAGCATGATGCCTATTGTATGTTTGAGAATTTGATGAACGGGTTGATGAATGGTGCACAAGGTGTGGTTGCTATTACTGATTTCTATTCTCTCAGTCCTGCATCAGAATCAAGCACGGGTTTAACACCTGTAAGGGAGGCATCAGCTGCGATATATCACTTGCTTGCTAGTGTGGATTCCTCTCTTCACAGTCATCTTGTGGAGTTGGGAGTAGAACCTCAGTACTTTGCACTCCGATGGCTTCGAGTCCTATTTGGTCGTGAATTTACACTCGACAATCTTCTGTTTATTTGGGATGAAATCTTCTCTTCTCCAAACCATTCATATTGTACAGACATAAAAAATCGGGGAGACTATCAGTTTAAGGTTTTATGTTCTCCCCGTGGTGCCCTGATTTTGTCAATGGCAGTCTCAATGATGCTTCATCTCAGATCCTCCTTGCTGGGAAGTGAGCATGCGACTTCTTGCCTGGTGAGATTATTAAATTTCCCTCAAGATATTGACTTGAAGAACTTGATTGAGAAGGCCAAGTTATTGCAGTCATTAGCTCTAGAAGCAAATCTTCCGTTGTCTCCTCTGACAGGAAAATCTCCCTTGACTCCACCCAATTATTGGGAAGAGACATGGAAGATGCTTCAGATGTCAGGAGACAAACGAAGTGGTGGTTCAACTGTTAGGATAAAAGGACGGGGATTTTTAAGAAGAAGCGTGTCCGACACCGAATCAAATGTTTCTAGAACAAAGGGTGCCAATGTTGATAACAGCAATTCAACTTCAACTAGCCAGCCTGAGCCTATTATTGATGAACTGAACACCACTGATATAGTTCCTGTCAAATTGATAAACAGTTTACCAACCATGCCTATAGTACACCAAAAGGATTGTGTTGGTCAAGGTACTGCAGAGATCGTTAGAAGTACCTCAAACAGTCTATGTGAGGCAGGCCCGCATGATGGTTACCGTACAACTTCTGCCAAAATTAGAGATCGTATTGATGGAGCTCGTGAGTATTTATCAAGGAATAGGCCTCCATCCTTTCGGCGTCGTACTGATCATGACCATGATACCCGTCATGAGGAAGAACCATGCGTTTCCCATGGCGCCAAGGTGGTTAATGAGCCAGACCCACTGTCTGTGCATAATGATAAGACTGACGAACCCTGTCAGAGTGATGGTAAGACTGATGAATCAGCAATTACAGATCAAACATTTGAATCGGTGGATTGTCAACCAAATCAGGAGCATAGCATATGTTCTGACGTAGGCCCAAGTTTGAAGGTGGCTGATAAGGAGTTGGTCGGAACATTAAGGTCTTTTGGCGAATCAATGGTTGAAAATATTCAG GTTATTGAACTACACTTTCGACCAAATTCACACATGGCATCAGTGCAAAATGGTCCCGGAAGCACAGAGCAAGCCAAGGCGCTTGCAGCCCTCGAGGAACTCAAGAAGATCAGTGATCTTTTACGTCGTGTTTAA